From a single Paenibacillus sp. FSL W8-0426 genomic region:
- a CDS encoding ABC-2 family transporter protein encodes MKKTSWFSLYTMLIRASIRSRMQYKFNFILASVLAALIQICEFLMVALVLHKFGAIRGWSLHEIGYLFAMMTLSKTLYRSFANEVHHLEKYLVGGELDQLLTRPMPVLLALLPQNFRIMAGEVLQGGFILCWSLAGMMQNGQIGWTAIPLSLLMIVTGAVILFSIGLATATLGFWTTRIEELQTITEDAARTAAQYPLTLYPKWMSGFLLTVIPVGFVNYIPSLYLLRGQGGAWVLAAVAAVAAICLAASLRFWKFGMTKYQSTGS; translated from the coding sequence ATGAAAAAGACATCCTGGTTTTCGTTATATACCATGCTCATTCGGGCAAGCATCCGCAGCCGGATGCAGTACAAATTCAACTTCATCCTCGCTTCTGTCCTGGCCGCGCTGATTCAAATCTGCGAATTTCTCATGGTCGCCCTTGTCCTGCACAAATTCGGTGCTATTCGCGGCTGGTCGCTGCATGAAATCGGATATCTGTTCGCCATGATGACGCTGTCCAAAACGCTCTACCGCTCCTTCGCAAACGAAGTGCATCACCTGGAAAAATACCTGGTCGGCGGCGAATTAGACCAGCTGTTAACCCGGCCCATGCCCGTTCTCCTGGCGCTGCTTCCGCAAAACTTTCGCATTATGGCCGGCGAGGTGCTGCAGGGCGGTTTCATTCTGTGCTGGTCGCTCGCCGGCATGATGCAAAACGGACAGATTGGATGGACGGCCATCCCGCTATCTTTGCTCATGATCGTTACCGGGGCCGTGATCCTGTTTTCCATCGGTCTGGCGACCGCCACCCTTGGATTCTGGACGACACGCATCGAGGAACTGCAAACGATTACCGAGGATGCCGCACGTACGGCGGCGCAATACCCGCTGACGTTGTATCCCAAATGGATGTCAGGCTTCCTGCTGACGGTCATTCCCGTCGGTTTCGTCAATTACATTCCTTCGCTCTATCTGTTGCGGGGACAAGGAGGAGCGTGGGTATTGGCCGCTGTCGCTGCCGTTGCCGCAATCTGTCTGGCTGCCAGCCTCCGCTTCTGGAAATTCGGCATGACCAAATACCAAAGCACGGGAAGTTAA
- a CDS encoding disulfide oxidoreductase yields the protein MSTPSATGHSAKHADKRLFLAWAVSVIATGGSLYFSEIKGFIPCDLCWFQRIFMYPLTIVLGIAYFKDDFKIGKYVLPLSIIGGCISLYHVVIQRVYSATGSAVACGQIPCYTDYLNWFGFITIPLLALIAFMIITVMLWGIGKTSKSA from the coding sequence ATGAGTACACCATCCGCAACCGGGCACTCTGCGAAACATGCGGACAAACGTTTGTTTTTGGCTTGGGCCGTTTCGGTCATTGCGACAGGAGGCAGCCTGTATTTCAGTGAAATCAAAGGATTTATTCCATGTGATCTATGCTGGTTCCAGCGTATTTTTATGTACCCGCTAACGATTGTGCTGGGCATTGCCTACTTCAAGGACGATTTCAAAATCGGCAAATACGTGCTGCCACTAAGCATTATAGGAGGATGCATCTCCTTGTACCATGTCGTGATTCAGCGAGTGTACTCGGCTACAGGCAGCGCCGTGGCTTGCGGACAAATTCCTTGTTATACCGACTATTTGAACTGGTTCGGATTTATCACGATTCCGCTGCTGGCACTCATTGCGTTTATGATCATCACCGTGATGCTGTGGGGCATCGGCAAAACATCGAAATCCGCTTAA
- a CDS encoding ABC transporter substrate-binding protein, producing MKTQRTWMKLSVLSLIMVILLSACGGGQTGTESNDGASSDSAVKITLLNSKAEINSQLEQAAKDFHADHPEITLEIVPVGNGQSPFEKASALYASGNPTTMMMLDTGDVEKFKDRVLDLTNETWMKDAVENSTGTTTFDGKNYAFPFSIEGYGFIYNQNVLDQAVGGTFDPQTIQTTAQLDDLFQKIAASGKSPLIISPMDWSLGAHYLGLAYGGQSPDQAQVQQFIANLKAGQVDLASNAVFNGLMDTFDLMKTYNIDKASPLSGTYERGPEVLGKGEVGLWFQGNWAWPQIHSFDTADGKYGFLPVPVSNNPEDFGNTQISAAVSKRILIDKEKSTPAQQDAAKKFLDWIVYQDKGQDFLVNQASVIPAFKNITLEPNDPLGKSISEYIKAGKIEESVSTLPADHWSKLGASMQKYLADVIDRGELAKEIQSYWTNVK from the coding sequence ATGAAAACACAGCGGACATGGATGAAGTTATCGGTTTTATCATTAATTATGGTGATTTTGCTATCAGCTTGCGGCGGTGGGCAGACAGGAACTGAAAGCAACGATGGTGCTTCTTCTGATAGCGCTGTCAAAATTACCCTGTTGAATTCCAAAGCTGAAATCAACAGCCAATTGGAGCAGGCTGCAAAGGATTTTCATGCAGATCATCCGGAGATTACGTTGGAAATCGTGCCTGTAGGAAACGGCCAATCCCCTTTTGAGAAGGCTTCGGCACTGTATGCTTCAGGCAACCCGACTACGATGATGATGCTGGACACCGGGGATGTCGAGAAATTCAAGGATCGCGTCCTTGACTTAACGAATGAAACGTGGATGAAGGATGCTGTGGAAAATAGCACGGGAACGACGACATTCGATGGCAAAAATTATGCTTTTCCGTTCTCCATCGAAGGATACGGTTTTATTTACAACCAGAACGTGCTTGATCAGGCGGTAGGCGGAACATTCGATCCGCAAACGATCCAGACAACGGCACAGCTTGATGATCTGTTTCAAAAGATCGCGGCTTCCGGGAAATCGCCGCTTATCATTTCGCCAATGGACTGGTCGCTTGGAGCGCATTATCTCGGCCTGGCCTACGGAGGCCAATCGCCGGATCAGGCTCAGGTACAGCAATTCATCGCCAATCTCAAGGCAGGACAGGTCGATCTTGCTTCGAATGCGGTTTTTAACGGACTTATGGATACGTTTGATTTGATGAAAACCTACAATATCGACAAAGCGTCTCCGCTTTCGGGCACATATGAACGCGGACCCGAAGTTTTAGGGAAAGGCGAAGTGGGCCTCTGGTTCCAAGGAAACTGGGCTTGGCCGCAAATCCACAGCTTCGATACCGCGGATGGAAAATACGGTTTCCTTCCTGTTCCTGTAAGCAACAATCCAGAGGATTTCGGCAACACACAAATTTCCGCAGCCGTGTCCAAGCGCATTTTGATTGATAAAGAGAAGAGCACTCCGGCGCAGCAGGACGCCGCCAAGAAGTTCCTTGATTGGATCGTTTATCAGGACAAAGGACAGGATTTTCTGGTCAATCAAGCGAGCGTAATTCCGGCGTTCAAAAACATCACCCTTGAACCCAATGATCCGCTGGGCAAGTCGATTAGCGAATACATCAAAGCAGGCAAGATCGAGGAATCCGTCAGTACGCTGCCGGCAGATCATTGGTCCAAATTAGGGGCATCCATGCAGAAGTATTTGGCGGATGTCATTGATCGGGGCGAACTTGCGAAGGAAATCCAGTCCTACTGGACAAACGTGAAATAA
- a CDS encoding ATP-binding cassette domain-containing protein — translation MITANQLQKEFRTPVVSEGRFSGLRTLFSRQYRTKEAVRDISFEIAQGEFVGYIGPNGAGKSTTIKMLTGILHPTSGEVLLAGMNPHRERRKSVRRLGVVFGQRSQLWWDLPVKDSYDILAEMYGVRASDKKRRLDQFADLLDLESFWATPVRKLSLGQRMRADLAASMLHDPELLFLDEPTIGLDVNAKRNIRQFLKTLNEEFGKTILLTTHDMDDIEQLCSRVMVINHGQLTYDGSIPALRDTIGLPTLIQVTYRNGFRRPHTLPASIHIANVEERVVTVEVNRKEWRTMDILKQLEQWGEIEDVEMKEPDFEDVIHRVY, via the coding sequence ATGATTACGGCAAACCAGTTGCAAAAGGAGTTTCGAACGCCAGTCGTGAGCGAAGGCCGCTTCTCCGGCTTGCGCACCCTGTTTTCAAGACAGTATCGCACCAAAGAGGCTGTCCGGGATATCAGCTTTGAGATCGCCCAAGGCGAATTTGTAGGGTATATCGGGCCCAACGGTGCAGGCAAATCCACCACAATCAAAATGCTGACAGGCATTCTTCACCCCACATCGGGGGAAGTTTTGCTGGCAGGCATGAACCCTCATCGCGAGCGCCGCAAAAGCGTGCGTCGCCTCGGCGTTGTATTCGGTCAGCGCAGCCAGCTCTGGTGGGACCTGCCGGTGAAGGATTCATACGACATTTTGGCTGAAATGTACGGGGTTCGTGCTTCCGACAAAAAACGGCGGCTGGACCAGTTCGCGGATCTGCTGGATCTGGAATCTTTCTGGGCTACGCCGGTCCGCAAGCTATCACTCGGACAACGCATGCGGGCCGATCTGGCCGCCTCCATGCTGCATGATCCGGAGCTGCTGTTTCTCGATGAACCCACCATTGGGCTCGACGTCAACGCCAAACGAAATATCCGTCAGTTTCTGAAAACATTGAATGAAGAATTCGGCAAAACAATACTGCTCACCACCCACGATATGGATGATATTGAGCAGCTGTGCAGCCGTGTCATGGTCATCAACCACGGCCAGCTTACGTATGACGGCAGCATTCCGGCACTGCGTGACACGATTGGCCTGCCTACGCTGATTCAAGTCACCTATCGCAATGGGTTCCGCAGGCCGCATACGTTACCTGCTTCGATTCACATCGCCAATGTGGAGGAACGGGTTGTCACGGTGGAAGTCAATCGGAAGGAATGGCGCACGATGGATATTCTGAAACAGCTGGAGCAATGGGGAGAGATTGAGGACGTCGAGATGAAGGAACCCGACTTCGAAGACGTAATCCATCGCGTGTACTGA
- a CDS encoding succinylglutamate desuccinylase/aspartoacylase family protein: protein MLVTKHRLAASTPYATPYYMVRAARPGPVMMITAGIHGNETASMTAAQKLVNDCDTESDYIRRGLLIVVPRVNQQAYSRKIRGKPDMNRTFPRKKSGKATHPLASALFKLALKHHPDWWLDLHEANGLSQLSRNVLGQTLITNPGSSAIPACRRAIQRINRTIPRRDLHFNLKQHELPGSARTAANLVLQARSVTVETCWSLKRSDRIQYQSEMLHHFLKEARMI from the coding sequence ATGTTGGTCACAAAACATAGACTTGCGGCATCTACCCCCTATGCCACTCCCTACTATATGGTTAGAGCAGCCAGGCCGGGGCCGGTCATGATGATTACTGCAGGCATTCATGGAAATGAAACGGCGAGCATGACGGCCGCGCAGAAACTGGTAAACGATTGCGATACGGAAAGCGATTACATTCGGCGCGGGTTGTTGATTGTCGTTCCACGGGTGAACCAACAGGCATACAGTCGCAAAATCCGCGGCAAACCGGACATGAATCGCACCTTTCCGCGAAAAAAATCAGGCAAAGCGACTCATCCACTCGCTTCAGCGCTATTCAAGCTTGCTTTGAAACATCACCCGGACTGGTGGCTTGACCTGCATGAAGCGAATGGATTATCCCAATTAAGCCGAAACGTGCTTGGACAGACACTCATCACCAATCCAGGAAGCAGCGCAATTCCTGCCTGCAGAAGGGCGATTCAGCGAATAAACCGGACCATTCCCAGACGTGATCTGCATTTCAACTTAAAGCAGCACGAATTGCCGGGGTCTGCCCGTACCGCAGCAAACCTGGTCCTTCAGGCACGTTCCGTGACCGTTGAAACGTGCTGGAGTCTGAAACGTTCGGATCGTATCCAATATCAGTCGGAAATGCTGCATCACTTCCTTAAGGAAGCTCGCATGATTTAA
- a CDS encoding LacI family DNA-binding transcriptional regulator translates to MATIHDVALKAGVSVTTVSRVLNNRGYISQKTRDKVYQCMDELNYRPNEIARSLLRKQSNVIGLIIPDVSHPFFGELASFIEYHAYQNGFKIMLCNSHMDPAKEREYVEMLKGNRVDGIIMGSHTLEVDEYMNLHSPIVTFDRQIGAHIPFISSDNYQGGVMAAELLISKGRRHLAHICGNLELQMLSNRRTTGFLDTLKAHGINPTMIHQTDLNVFSQQQYTKLVEELLVGHPEVDGLFFTSDLMAIHALKQIMHHGRKVPEDIAIVGYDNIRAAEYVVPAITTVRQPIESMAELAVQLIQQQLAEEEIEMEHILPVTMVERETT, encoded by the coding sequence ATGGCAACAATTCATGACGTTGCGCTCAAGGCAGGGGTTTCCGTAACGACGGTTTCCCGTGTATTGAACAATCGGGGCTATATCAGTCAGAAGACACGCGACAAGGTGTATCAGTGCATGGACGAGTTGAATTACCGTCCGAACGAGATTGCCCGCTCGCTGCTGCGCAAGCAGTCCAACGTCATAGGTTTGATCATTCCAGACGTCTCGCATCCGTTTTTTGGCGAACTCGCAAGCTTTATTGAGTACCACGCCTACCAGAACGGCTTCAAGATTATGTTGTGCAACTCCCACATGGACCCTGCCAAAGAGCGTGAGTACGTGGAAATGCTCAAAGGAAACCGCGTTGACGGCATTATTATGGGAAGCCATACGCTTGAGGTGGACGAGTATATGAATCTTCATTCGCCCATCGTTACCTTTGACCGGCAAATCGGAGCGCATATCCCCTTCATTTCCTCGGATAACTACCAGGGAGGTGTGATGGCTGCCGAACTGCTGATCTCTAAAGGCAGACGGCATTTGGCCCACATTTGCGGCAATCTGGAGCTGCAGATGCTATCCAATCGACGAACGACGGGATTTCTGGATACCTTGAAGGCCCATGGGATCAACCCAACCATGATTCATCAAACCGATCTCAACGTGTTTAGCCAGCAGCAATACACAAAGCTTGTCGAAGAGCTTCTTGTCGGCCATCCGGAGGTCGATGGGCTATTTTTTACCAGTGACCTGATGGCTATTCATGCATTGAAACAGATCATGCATCATGGGCGAAAAGTTCCTGAGGACATTGCCATCGTGGGTTACGATAATATTCGGGCAGCGGAGTATGTCGTCCCGGCGATTACGACAGTAAGGCAGCCGATCGAGAGCATGGCGGAGCTTGCGGTTCAATTGATCCAGCAGCAATTGGCTGAGGAAGAGATAGAAATGGAACATATCCTGCCTGTGACTATGGTAGAACGAGAGACAACCTGA
- a CDS encoding glycoside hydrolase family 32 protein produces MNQESSEKKAWAGPLQANEQPRYTREKADGYIADQRSHIDPTYRLNYHLMPEAGWMNDPNGMIYYNGFYHVFYQHYPYSPVWGPMHWGHAVSKDLVKWSYLPIALAPDQTYDSGGCFSGSAIVKDGNLVLLYTGHVVTGPDKENDYIQTQNLAVSDNGIDFVKSPLNPVIRVDQIPQHTSSKDFRDPKVFMRDASYYCVLGSNDGAGQGVILLYRSDDLETWSYVNVLAQSDGTLGDNWECPDLFSLGGKDVLIMSPQRMPAQMDNYRNLHSTVYMVGSLDVERGVLDYEQYHPLDCGFDFYAPQTMVDEQGRRIMMAWMETWETDIPTQQGHGWAGAMTLPRELVLKGDRLHFMPVAELTRYRAEGMEQYRTSLDGTCDPGMHGNCYELHAVFEAGQAEQFGLKLRTGHGQETVISYDVERQRLSLNRDRAGSGPGGERATQVELQQGRLELRIFVDVSSVEVFIQGGEQVMTARIYPGPDATGISAFSVGPCMQIELCKWNLEFNI; encoded by the coding sequence ATGAATCAGGAATCATCTGAAAAGAAAGCGTGGGCTGGCCCATTGCAGGCGAACGAACAACCGAGGTACACGCGGGAGAAAGCCGATGGATATATTGCGGACCAGCGCAGCCATATCGACCCAACATACCGGCTCAATTATCATTTGATGCCCGAAGCAGGGTGGATGAACGATCCTAACGGGATGATCTATTACAACGGGTTCTATCATGTTTTCTATCAGCATTACCCATATTCGCCAGTATGGGGGCCGATGCATTGGGGACATGCCGTAAGTAAGGATCTGGTGAAGTGGTCCTATCTGCCGATTGCGCTCGCTCCGGATCAGACATACGACAGCGGAGGGTGCTTCTCTGGAAGCGCCATTGTGAAGGATGGGAATTTGGTGCTCCTGTATACCGGACATGTCGTAACTGGACCCGACAAAGAGAACGATTATATCCAAACGCAAAATCTGGCTGTATCGGACAATGGCATTGATTTCGTCAAAAGCCCGCTGAACCCGGTCATCCGTGTGGATCAAATTCCGCAGCATACCAGCTCCAAGGATTTCCGGGACCCGAAGGTGTTTATGCGCGATGCCAGCTATTATTGCGTATTGGGCTCGAATGATGGGGCAGGGCAGGGAGTCATTCTGCTGTACCGTTCTGACGATCTCGAGACATGGAGCTATGTGAACGTTTTGGCGCAAAGTGATGGAACGCTTGGGGACAATTGGGAATGTCCCGACCTGTTTTCCCTTGGTGGCAAGGACGTCCTAATCATGTCACCTCAGCGGATGCCGGCCCAGATGGACAACTATCGGAATTTGCATTCCACAGTATATATGGTTGGTTCCCTCGATGTGGAACGAGGCGTGCTTGACTATGAACAATACCATCCGCTGGATTGCGGGTTTGATTTCTACGCCCCCCAAACGATGGTGGATGAGCAAGGACGCCGGATTATGATGGCTTGGATGGAAACTTGGGAGACGGATATACCCACGCAGCAAGGGCACGGATGGGCTGGAGCAATGACCTTGCCGCGCGAGCTTGTCTTGAAGGGCGATCGATTGCATTTTATGCCCGTCGCGGAGCTTACGCGTTATCGTGCAGAAGGCATGGAGCAGTACCGTACCTCGCTGGATGGGACATGTGATCCAGGCATGCATGGGAATTGTTACGAACTGCATGCTGTGTTTGAAGCCGGGCAAGCCGAGCAGTTTGGATTAAAGCTGCGCACAGGCCACGGACAGGAAACGGTTATTTCGTATGATGTGGAACGGCAGAGGCTTTCCCTTAATCGGGATCGAGCTGGAAGCGGCCCAGGTGGAGAACGGGCAACGCAGGTTGAATTGCAGCAGGGGCGATTGGAATTGCGAATTTTTGTGGACGTCTCTTCGGTTGAAGTATTTATTCAGGGGGGAGAGCAGGTGATGACGGCGCGCATCTATCCTGGTCCGGATGCCACAGGCATCTCGGCTTTCTCGGTCGGACCCTGCATGCAAATAGAGCTTTGCAAATGGAATCTGGAGTTCAATATCTAA
- a CDS encoding FixH family protein — translation MFGQVKWVVPVLTILIALVTGCTGSENAATNEMPEMIKVQFVVPEKATVQEPVALQIKLTQGGQPVEAADHVQFQVWNELDGAPEQALMTAEDLKELGALDAMEVDKGLYEIQHTFEEPGTYIVQVHVTHGAMHSMPKKKIIVE, via the coding sequence ATGTTCGGACAAGTCAAATGGGTAGTACCTGTTCTCACGATACTAATCGCATTGGTTACGGGGTGTACCGGTTCGGAAAATGCGGCGACGAACGAGATGCCGGAAATGATCAAGGTCCAGTTTGTGGTGCCTGAGAAAGCAACCGTGCAAGAGCCCGTGGCGCTGCAAATTAAACTGACGCAGGGCGGGCAGCCTGTTGAGGCGGCGGATCACGTCCAGTTCCAGGTGTGGAACGAGCTTGACGGTGCTCCCGAGCAAGCCTTGATGACTGCGGAGGACCTGAAAGAACTGGGGGCTCTGGATGCTATGGAAGTGGACAAGGGCTTATATGAAATCCAGCATACATTCGAAGAGCCGGGGACGTATATCGTACAGGTTCATGTCACGCATGGCGCCATGCACAGCATGCCGAAGAAAAAGATTATCGTCGAATGA
- a CDS encoding DegV family protein has product MKKIAWVTDSTSTLEPAFARQNHVYIVPLRIVFGEECFRETEELSPEQFYEKLAGASRASTSQPPIGEFVALYESLKGEYDEIIAIHCSTGLSGTLNTSMQAAEIAEVEVTAIDSMAGAYPLREMILAGLELQKKGCTASEIKSHIEGMIEQMSFYIIPASLQQLHRSGRVSGTQLLLSQLLKIHLLLRFEEGKVVVNDKIRTFKRAKQRILDVLKLDMEKIKHVCIMHADNHEEALSIKQQIASLLPKLKTEIMPFISVVGIHAGAGTIGMCWIRSEKA; this is encoded by the coding sequence ATGAAGAAAATTGCATGGGTCACCGACAGCACAAGCACGCTCGAACCCGCTTTCGCACGGCAAAACCACGTGTATATTGTGCCGCTGCGCATCGTATTTGGAGAAGAATGTTTCCGCGAGACGGAGGAACTATCGCCGGAGCAGTTTTACGAAAAGCTCGCCGGAGCTTCCCGGGCTAGCACGTCACAGCCGCCCATAGGCGAATTCGTTGCCTTATATGAATCGTTAAAGGGGGAGTATGACGAAATCATCGCCATACATTGCTCAACCGGCCTTAGCGGAACGCTGAACACATCGATGCAAGCGGCGGAAATTGCGGAAGTGGAGGTGACTGCAATTGACTCCATGGCAGGGGCGTACCCTCTTCGGGAAATGATTTTGGCCGGACTGGAATTGCAGAAAAAAGGCTGCACCGCCTCCGAGATCAAATCGCACATCGAAGGCATGATCGAACAAATGTCTTTTTATATCATTCCGGCCAGCCTGCAACAGCTTCATCGAAGCGGAAGGGTATCCGGAACGCAATTGCTCCTCAGCCAGCTGCTCAAGATTCATCTGCTGCTGCGCTTTGAGGAAGGCAAAGTGGTGGTCAACGATAAAATCCGTACATTCAAACGCGCCAAGCAGCGCATTCTGGACGTGCTCAAACTGGATATGGAGAAAATAAAGCATGTTTGCATCATGCATGCCGATAATCACGAGGAAGCACTGTCCATCAAACAGCAGATCGCGTCCCTTCTGCCCAAACTGAAAACCGAGATCATGCCGTTCATCTCCGTTGTAGGCATCCATGCAGGTGCGGGAACCATCGGCATGTGCTGGATTCGCAGCGAAAAGGCATAG
- a CDS encoding carbohydrate ABC transporter permease, translated as MAGQSRIISWSKFLVLVIAVVLFVFPFLLLIINSFKENQVITSDPLGLPSAFRWDNYVSAFTKMGYVSAFGNSLLITITAVVLIALLAAMTAHYFVRHKSRLNQYLFFLMVSAMIIPFQAIMIPLVKIYGSLNLLDNKWSLIYMYIGFGSPLAVFIYHGFIKSIPLELEEAALMDGCGRIQTFFKIVLPVLLPTSVTITVLNVLWIWNDFLLPSLVLTSSEQRTLPLSTFYFYGTYTVDYGPLMAGLVLTLLPVLLVYMFAQKYIIQGVMQGSIK; from the coding sequence ATGGCAGGACAATCACGCATCATCTCCTGGAGCAAATTTCTAGTATTAGTGATCGCCGTTGTTCTGTTTGTGTTTCCTTTTTTGCTGCTGATCATCAATTCGTTCAAGGAAAACCAGGTCATTACGTCCGATCCGCTGGGATTGCCGTCCGCCTTTCGATGGGATAACTATGTAAGTGCTTTCACTAAAATGGGTTATGTATCCGCATTCGGGAACTCGCTGCTGATCACGATAACCGCAGTGGTGCTGATTGCCCTGCTCGCGGCAATGACGGCGCATTACTTCGTTCGGCATAAAAGCCGGCTTAACCAGTACCTTTTTTTTCTGATGGTTTCTGCGATGATTATCCCTTTCCAGGCGATTATGATCCCCTTGGTGAAAATTTACGGTTCGCTTAACCTGCTGGATAACAAATGGTCCCTCATTTACATGTATATCGGTTTTGGCAGCCCGCTGGCGGTTTTCATCTATCACGGTTTCATCAAAAGCATCCCTCTCGAATTGGAAGAGGCGGCGTTAATGGATGGCTGCGGCAGGATTCAAACGTTTTTCAAAATCGTACTGCCGGTGCTTTTACCAACGAGCGTGACGATTACGGTGCTGAATGTGTTATGGATATGGAATGACTTTTTGCTTCCGTCCCTGGTGCTGACTTCATCCGAGCAGCGGACGCTGCCGTTGTCTACGTTTTACTTCTATGGCACCTACACGGTCGATTACGGGCCACTGATGGCTGGTTTGGTGCTGACGCTGCTGCCCGTGCTGCTCGTGTATATGTTTGCCCAAAAGTATATCATTCAAGGAGTAATGCAAGGCTCCATCAAATAA
- a CDS encoding sugar ABC transporter permease produces the protein MLTEKGMWARLRTRLVFTGPTLLAFATVMIVPFLYGIYLTFTNWDGIAVEQSFVGWANYVGVFKDKVFWTSFAMTLEYVFITVLLTNAVAFLLAYAVTRGMRGQGWFRAGFFLPNLVGGIVLGFIWQFIFNQVLVFAGQKLNIALFGASWLADPDKAFWALVIVTVWQYAGYMMVIYIAGLMNVPKDVMEAASIDGAGSRRMLMRIVLPLMVPSFIVCVFLSLQRGFMVYDLNVSLTSGGPFKSTEMVSMHVYEQAFLARDYGLGQAEAFVLFILVATVTLLQVYFSKKLEVEA, from the coding sequence ATGCTGACCGAAAAAGGAATGTGGGCGCGCTTGCGCACACGACTTGTTTTTACGGGCCCCACGCTGCTGGCCTTTGCTACTGTGATGATTGTTCCTTTTTTATACGGTATTTATTTGACGTTTACCAACTGGGACGGCATCGCCGTGGAGCAAAGTTTTGTCGGCTGGGCGAATTACGTTGGCGTATTCAAGGATAAGGTGTTCTGGACTTCGTTTGCCATGACGCTGGAATATGTGTTCATCACCGTATTGCTGACCAACGCCGTCGCGTTTTTGCTGGCCTATGCCGTTACTCGGGGAATGCGGGGACAAGGCTGGTTCCGGGCGGGATTTTTCCTTCCAAATCTGGTCGGCGGCATTGTGTTGGGATTCATATGGCAATTTATCTTCAATCAGGTGCTGGTGTTCGCCGGACAAAAGCTGAACATCGCGCTGTTTGGCGCTTCCTGGCTCGCGGACCCTGACAAAGCCTTTTGGGCACTCGTGATTGTTACGGTGTGGCAGTATGCAGGGTACATGATGGTGATCTATATTGCGGGGCTCATGAATGTGCCCAAGGACGTGATGGAAGCAGCGAGCATTGACGGCGCTGGCAGCCGCAGAATGTTAATGCGCATCGTATTGCCGTTGATGGTTCCCTCTTTTATCGTATGTGTGTTTCTTTCCCTTCAACGAGGTTTCATGGTGTACGACCTTAACGTTTCACTGACGAGCGGAGGCCCCTTCAAAAGCACGGAAATGGTTTCGATGCACGTTTATGAACAGGCTTTTCTGGCGCGTGATTACGGGTTGGGCCAGGCGGAGGCATTTGTGCTGTTTATACTTGTTGCCACCGTTACGCTGCTTCAGGTCTACTTTAGCAAAAAACTGGAGGTTGAGGCATAA
- a CDS encoding ABC-2 family transporter protein, giving the protein MLYLTLASKAYARNLQYRGAHMVHNLASAMFGYMYACLWIGIGADHSLGEYGTQGMVSYIAFTQASLWISGFMTQGLGIPAAVRTGQIALDLMRPVHLFTQLVAREWGQIAYQFLYKSIPIYLLFTIVFSLSWPSQAETLFTAAMALAGASYLSICMNYLIGATALWTTESSWLQWGNHAMINLLAGFFIPLEWLPDWLERVAWLSPYPYLLYVPTRIYLGYETGSLLWGTLFWCVLMTGSCLLATHLLRRKVEVQGG; this is encoded by the coding sequence ATGCTTTATCTTACGTTGGCTTCCAAAGCCTACGCCCGAAATTTGCAATACCGCGGGGCCCACATGGTTCACAACCTGGCAAGCGCCATGTTTGGGTACATGTATGCCTGCCTCTGGATCGGGATCGGGGCCGATCATTCACTCGGGGAATACGGGACACAGGGGATGGTCAGTTACATTGCGTTTACGCAAGCTTCCCTCTGGATCTCGGGTTTCATGACTCAAGGCCTCGGCATACCGGCTGCGGTCAGGACAGGCCAGATTGCGCTCGACCTGATGCGACCGGTTCACCTGTTCACCCAATTGGTGGCTCGGGAATGGGGCCAAATCGCCTACCAGTTTTTGTACAAAAGCATCCCCATCTACCTGCTCTTCACCATTGTTTTCTCCCTGTCATGGCCTTCACAGGCCGAAACCCTGTTTACTGCAGCAATGGCTCTCGCCGGTGCGTCCTACCTGTCGATCTGCATGAATTACCTGATCGGGGCCACCGCGTTGTGGACGACCGAATCATCGTGGCTGCAATGGGGCAACCATGCCATGATCAATCTGCTGGCCGGATTTTTCATCCCGCTGGAATGGCTGCCGGACTGGCTGGAACGTGTTGCATGGCTGTCGCCTTATCCTTATTTGTTATATGTACCCACCCGAATCTATCTGGGCTATGAAACCGGCTCCCTGCTCTGGGGAACCTTGTTTTGGTGCGTACTTATGACCGGGTCCTGTCTGCTTGCCACCCATTTGCTGCGGCGCAAGGTGGAGGTGCAAGGCGGATGA